The following nucleotide sequence is from Sphingomonas panacisoli.
TTCATCCTCGCCTCCGCTCGTTTTGGAATATCGGGTACGTGGAAGCGTAGATGGCGCGCGGCGACATCGGTTGCAACCCGAAACGCGACTCCCCAGTTGATGCCGATCGCAGCAGGAGAACGGGACATGGCACGCGTCGCACGGATCGAGCAGCATGGCGGGCCGGAGGTGATCAAGTGGGTCGATATCGACTTGCCCGATCCCGGTCCCGGTGAGGTCCGGATCAAGGCGACCGCGGTGGGGCTGAACTTCATCGAAATCTACCAGCGTACCGGGCTCTACCCGCTCAAACTGCCGAGCGGGCTGGGGGGCGAAGGGACCGGCGTGATTGAGGCGATCGGTCCCGGCGTTACCGGGTTCGAGGTCGGCGATCGCGTCGGCACGTTCGGCCCGATCGGCAGCTACGCGACCGCTCGGAACGTCCCTGCGGAGGCGCTGATTCCGCTACCCGAAGATGTGGACGACCAAACCGCCGCCGCGATCCTGCTCAAGGGCGGCACGACCGAATTCCTGATCGAGCGTTGCGCCAAGGTACAGGCGGGGCAGACCGTGCTCGTCCATGCCGCCGCCGGCGGGGTCGGGCATCTCGCGGTCGGCTGGCTCAAGGCGATCGGTGCTACGGTGATCGGCACGGTGGGCTCGCCCGACAAGGCCGAGCGTGCGCGCCGCGCGGGAGCGGATCACGTCATCGAGTATAAGAAGGACGACATCGCCGCGCGGGTGAAGGACATTACCGGCGGCAAGGGCGTGCCCGTCATCCTCGACGGCGTCGGCAAGGATACGTGGGAAGCCTCGCTGGCGAGCGCGGCGCAGCGCGGGTTGATCGTCAGTTACGGCAACGCCAGCGGACCGGTGACCGGGGTCGCGCTCGGGACGCTGTCGAGTCACGGCTCCCTGTTCGTCACGCGGCCGACGATGTTTCATTATTATGCCACGCCCGAGGACCGTGAGGCCGGGTTCGCCCGCGTGTTCGAGATGCTGCGCAAGGGCGCGATCAAGCCGGAAATCGGCCAGACCTTCGCGCTGGAGGACGCCGCCGATGCCCACCACGCGCTGGAGGCCGGGGCGACCGAAGGGGCGACCGTGCTGTTGCCGTAATCTCCCCTCCCT
It contains:
- a CDS encoding quinone oxidoreductase family protein, with protein sequence MARVARIEQHGGPEVIKWVDIDLPDPGPGEVRIKATAVGLNFIEIYQRTGLYPLKLPSGLGGEGTGVIEAIGPGVTGFEVGDRVGTFGPIGSYATARNVPAEALIPLPEDVDDQTAAAILLKGGTTEFLIERCAKVQAGQTVLVHAAAGGVGHLAVGWLKAIGATVIGTVGSPDKAERARRAGADHVIEYKKDDIAARVKDITGGKGVPVILDGVGKDTWEASLASAAQRGLIVSYGNASGPVTGVALGTLSSHGSLFVTRPTMFHYYATPEDREAGFARVFEMLRKGAIKPEIGQTFALEDAADAHHALEAGATEGATVLLP